A single genomic interval of Leptotrichia trevisanii DSM 22070 harbors:
- a CDS encoding efflux RND transporter periplasmic adaptor subunit, producing the protein MRKKDEIIWIMPAIFIFIILFMIKFCTPKVNQKYVIEKITRENLELFVNIKGTVVANNVTKIGLDVNLSVDDVYYKAGDFVKKGDVIVKFSDYQKNGLNEKRTLLVIKNRELRNLEKQKELGSDVSQKIQELRGEISGLEIEIKDEMRNTRLVQRSVRSPFDAYIVKINAVKGGITNKNEPILILAKREDLKIVSESVKSEKVKNLNIGNIADITIFRRKNKKIGEEKTLEELIEMKNDKNKEMLQDKDKKKENSDLFSEKKLIEAELFKINKIGDMNVFEFLTTLFKDLFFNEQVDIRVVYRKKENVMAVPKKAVIFKNQKSYIYLIDKNNLVKEKEVFIGMNNGEKIEIFGMDIGEGMEIIGNPDDKIGNNVIVERRNIKDEEIEKKKKLERLERENEKLGNRMDENEREIIRLKRK; encoded by the coding sequence TTGAGAAAAAAAGATGAAATAATTTGGATAATGCCCGCAATTTTTATTTTTATTATTCTTTTTATGATAAAATTCTGTACTCCGAAAGTTAATCAGAAATATGTTATTGAAAAAATAACACGTGAAAATCTTGAACTTTTTGTGAATATCAAAGGAACTGTTGTTGCAAATAATGTTACTAAAATTGGACTGGATGTGAATTTATCCGTTGATGATGTTTACTACAAGGCTGGAGATTTTGTAAAAAAGGGCGATGTAATAGTAAAATTTAGTGATTATCAGAAAAATGGATTGAATGAAAAACGTACGTTATTAGTGATTAAAAATCGGGAATTACGAAATTTGGAAAAACAAAAGGAATTGGGATCTGATGTTAGTCAGAAAATTCAGGAATTACGTGGAGAAATATCAGGATTGGAAATTGAAATTAAAGATGAAATGAGAAATACAAGATTGGTTCAGAGAAGTGTAAGAAGTCCATTTGATGCTTACATTGTGAAAATTAATGCAGTAAAAGGTGGAATTACAAACAAAAATGAGCCTATTTTGATTCTTGCCAAAAGGGAAGATTTAAAAATAGTTAGTGAAAGTGTGAAAAGTGAGAAAGTTAAAAATCTGAATATTGGAAATATTGCTGACATTACTATTTTCAGGAGGAAAAATAAAAAAATCGGAGAAGAAAAAACACTTGAAGAATTAATTGAAATGAAAAATGATAAAAATAAGGAAATGTTGCAAGATAAGGATAAGAAAAAAGAGAACTCGGATTTATTTTCTGAAAAAAAGCTTATTGAAGCAGAATTATTTAAGATTAATAAAATTGGGGATATGAATGTGTTTGAGTTTTTGACAACTTTATTTAAGGATTTGTTTTTTAATGAGCAAGTGGATATTCGTGTAGTTTATAGGAAAAAAGAGAATGTTATGGCTGTTCCAAAAAAGGCTGTTATTTTTAAAAATCAAAAAAGCTATATTTATTTGATTGATAAAAATAATTTGGTTAAAGAAAAGGAAGTGTTTATTGGGATGAATAACGGAGAGAAGATTGAAATTTTTGGAATGGATATTGGAGAGGGAATGGAAATTATTGGGAATCCTGATGATAAAATTGGGAATAATGTGATTGTGGAACGAAGGAATATTAAGGATGAGGAAATTGAAAAGAAGAAAAAGTTGGAAAGGTTAGAGCGGGAAAATGAAAAACTGGGGAATAGAATGGATGAAAATGAGAGGGAAATTATTAGACTAAAAAGAAAGTAA
- a CDS encoding CapA family protein — protein sequence MKKNILLILFAILISLLAIITINPNFKDFRNKFTNFEKIASTKKSDTPKNDKPNEKTEFTIIGVGDIMLGSNYPFEYLLPKNDANILQNTQNILKNADITVGNLEGTLFDNGGTTKICNNQNVCYVFRIPSRYGAYLKQAGFDYLSIANNHSNDFGEIGIKKTMKNLDNLGIKYSGIKDIAESAILEKDGKKFGFISFSPNSATVKLNDYNYAKKLISELKSKVDIVIVMFHGGAEGANAEHITKRHEIFHGEDRGNVYEFAHFAIDNGADIIFGQGPHVTRAVELYKNKFISYSAGNFATFGKINISGSMGLAPIFKIKIDSNGNFISGEIIPIRQTYESLGPFIDSEKSVIKKIISLNKSDFPNGNGLSITADGKITKINNLN from the coding sequence ATGAAAAAAAATATATTATTAATTTTATTTGCTATTTTAATTTCTTTACTTGCAATAATCACGATAAATCCGAATTTTAAAGATTTTAGGAATAAATTTACTAATTTTGAAAAGATAGCAAGCACTAAAAAATCAGATACTCCCAAAAATGATAAACCCAATGAAAAAACAGAATTTACAATAATTGGCGTTGGAGATATAATGCTAGGCTCAAATTATCCTTTTGAATATCTACTTCCTAAAAATGATGCCAATATTCTTCAAAATACACAAAATATACTGAAAAATGCTGATATAACAGTGGGAAATCTGGAAGGAACTCTATTTGATAATGGCGGGACTACCAAAATCTGTAATAATCAAAATGTATGCTATGTTTTTCGTATACCTTCAAGATATGGAGCATATCTAAAACAGGCTGGATTTGACTATTTAAGCATTGCCAATAACCATAGCAATGATTTTGGGGAAATTGGAATTAAGAAAACCATGAAAAATCTTGATAATTTAGGCATAAAATATTCTGGAATTAAAGATATTGCTGAAAGTGCTATTTTAGAAAAAGATGGAAAAAAATTTGGATTTATTTCATTTTCTCCAAATTCAGCTACTGTAAAATTAAATGACTATAATTATGCAAAAAAACTTATTTCTGAATTAAAATCAAAAGTTGATATTGTAATTGTTATGTTTCACGGTGGAGCCGAAGGTGCTAATGCTGAACACATTACTAAAAGACATGAAATTTTTCATGGCGAAGATAGAGGAAATGTTTATGAGTTTGCCCATTTTGCCATAGACAATGGAGCAGACATAATCTTTGGACAAGGCCCTCATGTCACAAGAGCAGTTGAGCTTTATAAAAATAAATTTATCTCTTATAGTGCAGGAAACTTTGCAACTTTTGGAAAGATTAATATTTCAGGTTCTATGGGACTTGCTCCAATTTTTAAGATTAAAATAGACAGCAATGGAAATTTTATATCTGGAGAAATTATCCCTATAAGACAGACTTATGAAAGTTTAGGCCCTTTTATAGATTCAGAAAAGTCAGTCATCAAAAAGATAATTTCCTTGAATAAATCTGATTTTCCAAATGGAAATGGACTTTCTATCACTGCTGATGGAAAAATTACCAAGATTAATAATCTAAATTAA